Below is a window of Planctomycetes bacterium MalM25 DNA.
CCGGGTCACGCCGTCGGTGAGCACCAGGTCGGCGGCGGTCCACGGATCGCCGGCGGCGAGCGGCTCGCCCCCCTTCCCGACCGACCACTGCGAGGCGAAGGCGACCAGCTCGCGCTGCGGGACCTCGCGCACGCCGTCGGCGAACGCCGGCAGGTGGGGCGCCAAGAAGCTGCCCCGCAACAGGTCGAGCGAGTCGGCGCCGTTGACGAGGATCTGCCCGCCCCAGTTGAGCCAGTCAACGATGGCGTCGCGCTGCGCGGGGCGCAGCACCGCGGGGTCAACGTCGTCCCACAGCAGGTAAGCGACCGAGGTCCACGCCAACGGGTTGTCGGGAAGCGCGACCTCGCCCGAGGGGTCGTCCGTCGGCACCGCGACGACGCGGTAGTTGAGGCTCGGCTTCATCGAGGTCGCCGGGAAGGCGTCGAGCTCGATCCGGTCTTCCAGCGGCGCATCGACCGAGCGCAGCGCCTTCAAGAAACCGTACCGCTGCGGCTCCGAGGCGAGCACCACAAAGTGGTACTGGTGCGACAGCAACCGCCGGAGGGGCGTCGCGTAGCCCGAGTCCGCCTGCACCGCGCCGGTGCGGCGGTCGCGGACGGTCGACTTCAGCCGGGGCGAGACGGCGGCCGAGTGGGGGCAGTAAAAGAGCGCGTCGACCGCCTTGATCGACTTGCTGGCGACGACCAGCGGCCGGCGGCTGACGAGCCGCAGCTCGGCGCCCCGGTCGGTGAGCAGCGGGCCGTTGCGGCCGACGACCTCGTAGCTGATGACGCCGTCGAAGTCCTTCGCGTTTGCCTGGGCGGTCTGCAACACGGCGTTCCAGTGCCCCGGCTTCACGAAGGCGGACAGAGCCTCCTCGCCGGCGGGCATCATCTTCGCGGGCGGGAGCTGCACCGGCCTGCGGAGGCGTTCCTCCTCTTCCTTCCGCTTCTCGCGCTCGATCCGCTCGGCCTCCTCCTTGGCGAGGCGGGCCTGCCGTTCGGCGGGCGTCTCGGCCCGGCAGCTGCAACCGGAGGACTGAACCACGAGCAGGACCGCGAGCAACGCGACGACTAACCCGGCCCAACTACGCCACGTTGCGGGTCGTTGATCGGGACGGGCCATGCGGTCGGTCAAAGCGGTTAATCGGGCTCGTTTGGGAGTGCCCTATCATATACCGATTCCTAGTGCGTCTTCCGAGAAATCGCTTCCGCTGTCGTCCGAAGCCTTTACAAACCGTCCTTCTCTTTGCGTCTTCGCGCCTTGGCGTGAGACCGGATGAAGAAGACTTCACGCCAAGGCGCGAAGACGCAAAGAAAAGACCGCGAGGGACCCCTCGGCCTCTCGGCTCAGGCACACGCCAAGGCGGTAACTTCGTAACGCCGTACTATCGCTGTACTATCGCTCAAACACCGAGCCGCGCCCGTCAGGAAGCGTCCGTACCCTTGTCACTTATCGTGGGTTCAACGGCCCGCTCGGACGCTTCCTGACGGGCGCGGCTCGGCAATCGAGTCCGTTACGACGCCGAAGTTTGCCTGGCGCGTGGTCGGAAACGGGCTTACCCCAGCTTGCCCCGCGCGGGCAGCAAGCGGATCACCACCCCAGAGATCAACAGAGCGGCGGCCACCAGCACCAGGCCGATCGCCGCCACGCGGTCTTCGACGCCGTAGTGCAAGAGCGACAACAACCGGACCGACAGGGGCGGCGTGCCGGGCGGGACAACCAGGACGGTCGCCGACAGTTCGCCGAGCGACAGCGCGAAGCCGACGCACCACGCCGCCACGAGCGCCGGCAGACAGAGCGGCCCGGTGACCCGGAGCACGCGTCCGAGCGGGCCCGCGCCGTCGGTGCGGGCCGCGTCGAGCAGGTCGTCGGCGACCCGCGCGGCGGCGGGCCACAGCAGCAGCGCCAGCGCCGGCGTGATGCGGAGCGTCTGCGCGAGCCATGGCGCGAACCACGTGCCGTACAGCTCACCCAGCCATGCGAGCGGCGAGTCGAGCGGTTGGTTCAACAGGCGGATCACCCACACGCCCACCACCGGGCCGGGGATCGCCACCGCGATCGCCAGCAGCACGCAACCGATCGCCCCCAACGCGCCGCCCCGACGCAGCCGCCAAGCGATCGCGCCGCCGAGGAGCGTCGCGCCAGTCGCGACCGCGCACGCCAGCCGCAGCGACACACCCAACTCGCGGCGGTGTTGCCACGGGGCGGCGGCGACTGTTTGAACGGCCTTCGCGAGCGACCAGCGGCGCTCGGGCTGCTCGTCGATGATTTCGACGCCCACACCGGCGGTGATGATGAGCGAAGCGATCGGCGCGATCAGCAACAGCCCCGTGAGCAACCACGTCGCCACGCCGAGCGGCCAAGACTCGCGTCGGCTCAGGCGCCAAGGCTTCGTGTGGGGCGTTTCGACGAGCGGCGCAAGTCGCAAGGCGAGCACGCCCAACGCCGCCGCAGCGACCAGCCCCAGCGCGCCAACACCGGCCGCCAAGCGGAGTCGTCCACCACCTTCGGCCGGACCGGTCAGTTGCCCGGCGGCCGCTTGGATGTAAACTTCTTCGGCGAAGGTGCGGACGCCGAGCAGATCGGTCGCGGCGATCTCGGTCGCGGCCAGCACCGCCAACAGGGCGCCGATCGCCGCCAACGCGGGCGCCGCTTCGCGGAGC
It encodes the following:
- a CDS encoding putrescine transporter subunit: membrane component of ABC superfamily protein encodes the protein MQENPRRGTPRPGSAAGGDSGWGRFAARSGFVLLAVLVGLAGRRVGGLLASSLLVAAPAAAIGLALGLVVALGVAKSRAPGRRVALAAVSALVLLPLHLVATGWLAALGDLGWLSQWLAGSGPSRGWLIGYPGAIALHALYAAPWAALLATAALAAVDSRREEQALLDAGPLSVLWRVTLREAAPALAAIGALLAVLAATEIAATDLLGVRTFAEEVYIQAAAGQLTGPAEGGGRLRLAAGVGALGLVAAAALGVLALRLAPLVETPHTKPWRLSRRESWPLGVATWLLTGLLLIAPIASLIITAGVGVEIIDEQPERRWSLAKAVQTVAAAPWQHRRELGVSLRLACAVATGATLLGGAIAWRLRRGGALGAIGCVLLAIAVAIPGPVVGVWVIRLLNQPLDSPLAWLGELYGTWFAPWLAQTLRITPALALLLWPAAARVADDLLDAARTDGAGPLGRVLRVTGPLCLPALVAAWCVGFALSLGELSATVLVVPPGTPPLSVRLLSLLHYGVEDRVAAIGLVLVAAALLISGVVIRLLPARGKLG